The Vicia villosa cultivar HV-30 ecotype Madison, WI linkage group LG1, Vvil1.0, whole genome shotgun sequence genome includes a region encoding these proteins:
- the LOC131603833 gene encoding triphosphate tunnel metalloenzyme 3-like: MEVEVKLRLANAETHRRVNTLLSPFHVITHRQHNLFFDGAASELSSRRAVLRLRFYGDDKRCVVSLKAKAVLVDGVSRVEEDEEDLDPKVGRDCVAEPGKLGLLESRILKRVKDEFGVVGENGFLGLGGFRNVRNVYDWKGLKLEVDETHFDFGTLYEIECESVDPEEAKRILEEFLKENEIDYSYSVASKFAIFRSGKLP, encoded by the coding sequence ATGGAAGTCGAAGTGAAGCTTCGTCTCGCAAACGCAGAAACTCATCGCCGCGTCAACACCTTGCTCTCTCCCTTCCACGTCATAACCCATCGCCAACATAATCTCTTCTTCGACGGTGCCGCATCTGAACTCTCTTCTCGCCGCGCCGTTCTTCGTCTCCGATTCTACGGTGACGACAAACGGTGTGTTGTTTCGCTTAAAGCGAAGGCGGTTCTTGTCGATGGTGTGAGCCGTGTTGAAGAAGACGAAGAGGATTTGGATCCGAAGGTTGGTCGGGACTGTGTTGCTGAACCGGGGAAGTTGGGTTTGTTGGAGTCGAGGATTTTGAAAAGGGTGAAGGATGAATTTGGGGTGGTGGGTGAAAATGGGTTTTTAGGGTTGGGGGGTTTTAGGAATGTGAGGAATGTTTATGATTGGAAAGGGTTGAAATTGGAAGTGGATGAGACTCATTTTGATTTTGGAACTTTGTATGAGATTGAGTGTGAGAGTGTTGATCCTGAAGAAGCTAAACGCATTCTGGAGGAGTTCTTGAAGGagaatgaaattgattattcTTACTCAGTGGCTTCCAAATTCGCAATTTTTCGATCTGGGAAATTGCCATAG